The genomic stretch CTGACCTCGTAGCGGCAGTTCTCGAGGCTGGCGTATTTGCTACCGGGGCGGCGTTCGTTGCGGATCTCGGCCAGCCGGTCGGGCGCGATGGTCAGCCCGAAACATTTGCCCTTGTGCGGCACCAGCGACGACGGCATGCAGTCACGCTCGAAGTCTTCCGGAATCAGCGGGTAGTTCGCCGCCTTCACCCCGTGCTGCATGGCCAGGTACAGCGAGGTGGGCGTCTTGCCGCTGCGGCTCACGCCGACCAGGATCACGTCGGCCTCTTCGAGGTTCTTGGCCGACTGCCCGTCGTCGTGGGCGAGCGAGAAATTGATGGCCTCGATGCGGTTGTGATACTCCTGGCTCTTCGCGATGTCGGAGAAGCGGCCCACCCGGTGGTTGGACTTCATTCCGAACTCCGCTTCGAGCGGCTCGACGAAGGTCATGAACATGTCAAGCACCAGGCCCTTGCAGCCGCTTTTCACAATAGCGAGCACTTCCTCGTCGACCAGCGTCGTGAAGACGACCGGCTTGCGGCCCTCGGCTTCGGCCGTCCGGTTGATCTTGTCGACCGCCTGCTCGGCCTTCTCGACCGAGTCGATGAACGGCATGCGGACGTGGCGCGGCTGGATCGCGAACTGCTTCAGGATCGAATTGCCGAAGGTTTCGGCCGTGATGCCGGTGCCGTCGGAGACGAAGAATACGGTGCGGGTCGTCATGAATCAGATTGTTTAGCTTTGTTCAGAACTGAATGTTAAAAGCCCCGGTAGAATTCCGAGAAATATCCCTCGTCATCCGTCCATGCGCACCCCACCACACCAACCAGAATCCACAAAGTGGATCGGCGTGTGCGCACCCGTCCCTGCCGCTGCCGCCTTCGGCGAGGCTGGCCGGACGGGCTCCGCCGTGCCGGCGGGGCTGGACGCCCCAGCGCGATACGCCGCCGATCGCGCGCCGCGGGCGGACACGGGAGCACCGGTTTCTCAACATCACGGAGCTTTCCCATGTCATCCACCTCACTGGCGACCGCCCTGGTCGTACCGTTTGAAAACCTGAGGATGACCGACGTCGAGTCGGTCGGCGGCAAAAACGCCTCCCTCGGCGAGATGATCAGTCAACTGGCGGCGTCCGGCGTGCGGGTGCCGGGTGGCTTTGCGACCACGGCCCACGCGTTCCGCGAGTTCCTGGCGCAAAGCGGCCTGGCGGCCAAGATCAACGCCACGCTGTCCAAGCTCGACACCGAAGACGTGCGCGCGCTGGCCGAGGCCGGCGCGCAGATCCGCCAGTGGGTGGTCGACACCCCGCTCCCGCCGGCGCTGGAAGACGCGATCCGCACCGAATTCGTCAAGCTCACGCACGAAAACCCGG from Caldimonas brevitalea encodes the following:
- a CDS encoding pyruvate, water dikinase regulatory protein; the encoded protein is MTTRTVFFVSDGTGITAETFGNSILKQFAIQPRHVRMPFIDSVEKAEQAVDKINRTAEAEGRKPVVFTTLVDEEVLAIVKSGCKGLVLDMFMTFVEPLEAEFGMKSNHRVGRFSDIAKSQEYHNRIEAINFSLAHDDGQSAKNLEEADVILVGVSRSGKTPTSLYLAMQHGVKAANYPLIPEDFERDCMPSSLVPHKGKCFGLTIAPDRLAEIRNERRPGSKYASLENCRYEVSAAESLMRREGISWLSSTHKSIEEIATTILRDIRPDRLIY